A single genomic interval of Primulina huaijiensis isolate GDHJ02 chromosome 7, ASM1229523v2, whole genome shotgun sequence harbors:
- the LOC140980431 gene encoding 9-cis-epoxycarotenoid dioxygenase NCED2, chloroplastic-like, with translation MIKHMTSSSSVLDTNSSYWAGSRVSSPQFSFVEVGYRSNSVSMRNKHSKRNSISCVLHSPSISTIPKLPFQTSTTPRTDLSPKKSDVQAPPPQWNILKKLAAKTLDAVEGVLVSHERQHPLPKTADPEVQIAGNFAPVPEQPVQKNLQVTGKIPSCINGVYLRNGANPLHDPVAGHHLFDGDGMIHAVTIKGGKSVSYACRYTETQRLTQERILGRPVFPKAVGELHGHSGIARLMLFYARGLFGILDHSHGTGVANAGLVYFNQRLLAMSEDDLPYQVRVNPSGDLETVGRYDFSGQLKSAMIAHPKIDPVSGEIFSLSYNVVQKPYLKFFKFSNEGIKSPDVEIPLDVPTMIHDFAITENLVVIPDQQVVFKLQEMIKGGSPVIYDKEKISRFGILSKNAKNADDIIWIECPETFCFHIWNVWEEPETDEIVVIGSCMTPPDSIFNECDEKLKSVLSEIRLNLKTGESKKRPIINSSEQINLEAGMVNRNRLGRKTRHAYLAIAEPWPKVSGFAKVDLSTGEVEKFIYGDCKYGGEPFFVPNDTNSKREDDGYILTFVHDENEWKSELQIINAMTLKLEACVKLPSRVPYGFHGTFVSSKDLENQA, from the coding sequence ATGATTAAGCATATGACTTCATCTTCTTCTGTATTAGACACAAATTCAAGTTATTGGGCAGGAAGTAGAGTTTCTAGCCCACAGTTCTCGTTTGTCGAGGTGGGATATCGATCAAACTCGGTCTCGATGAGGAATAAGCATTCGAAAAGAAATAGCATCAGCTGTGTTTTGCATTCACCTTCGATTTCCACTATACCCAAGCTGCCCTTTCAAACATCCACAACACCTAGAACAGATTTGTCACCCAAGAAATCTGATGTTCAGGCGCCTCCGCCCCAATGGAACATACTAAAAAAGTTGGCAGCCAAAACCTTGGACGCGGTGGAGGGCGTATTGGTTTCACATGAGCGCCAACATCCACTCCCCAAGACTGCTGACCCAGAAGTACAAATTGCTGGAAACTTCGCTCCGGTTCCAGAGCAGCCCGTACAGAAAAACCTTCAGGTCACCGGTAAAATTCCCTCCTGCATTAACGGCGTTTACTTGCGTAACGGCGCCAACCCATTACACGACCCAGTCGCGGGCCACCACTTATTCGATGGTGACGGCATGATCCACGCCGTTACCATCAAAGGAGGCAAGTCCGTCAGCTACGCTTGCCGGTACACGGAGACGCAAAGACTGACTCAGGAACGTATATTGGGGCGGCCCGTTTTTCCTAAAGCCGTTGGCGAGCTCCATGGGCATTCGGGCATAGCCCGGTTGATGCTCTTCTACGCCCGAGGCTTATTCGGGATACTGGATCACAGCCATGGCACAGGGGTGGCTAACGCCGGGTTAGTATACTTCAATCAAAGGCTCCTAGCCATGTCTGAAGATGATCTTCCCTATCAAGTTCGAGTGAACCCATCAGGAGATCTCGAAACAGTTGGGAGGTATGATTTCTCGGGGCAATTGAAAAGTGCCATGATTGCGCATCCAAAGATTGATCCTGTGTCTGGGGAGATATTTTCTTTGAGCTATAATGTTGTTCAAAAACCTTATCTTAAATTCTTCAAATTCTCCAATGAGGGCATTAAATCACCTGATGTCGAAATACCACTTGATGTTCCCACAATGATACACGATTTTGCCATAACTGAGAATTTAGTGGTGATCCCTGATCAGCAAGTGGTTTTCAAGCTTCAAGAAATGATCAAAGGAGGCTCCCCTGTGATCTACGACAAGGAAAAGATTTCCAGGTTTGGAATTTTGTCGAAAAATGCTAAAAATGCGGACGATATTATATGGATTGAGTGCCCCGAAACCTTTTGCTTTCACATATGGAATGTTTGGGAGGAGCCGGAGACTGATGAGATCGTGGTGATTGGTTCATGCATGACTCCACCCGACTCTATTTTTAACGAATGCGATGAGAAGTTGAAAAGCGTTTTATCCGAAATCCGGCTGAATCTAAAAACCGGCGAGTCCAAAAAGCGGCCAATCATCAACTCGTCGGAGCAAATCAACCTAGAAGCCGGCATGGTTAACCGGAACCGGCTTGGCCGGAAAACCAGGCACGCCTATCTTGCCATTGCGGAGCCCTGGCCCAAGGTTTCCGGCTTCGCAAAAGTGGACCTCTCCACCGGAGAAGTCGAAAAGTTCATCTACGGCGATTGTAAATACGGAGGCGAACCGTTTTTTGTCCCCAATGACACGAATTCCAAGAGAGAAGATGATGGGTATATTCTCACATTCGTACACGACGAAAATGAGTGGAAATCAGAGCTGCAGATCATAAATGCCATGACTTTAAAATTGGAAGCCTGCGTCAAGCTTCCATCAAGAGTCCCGTACGGGTTTCATGGGACCTTCGTGAGCTCAAAAGACTTGGAAAATCAAGCATAA